The Treponema sp. OMZ 790 genome includes the window TGGGATGAAGGCGGCCCAAAGGGCGGCCCCTGTGCACCCTATATTCAGTCTCAAAGATTTGAAATCTACCGCAAATATGCCCAAGAACTCGTAGATAAAGGTTTTGCCTACTATTGCTTTTGCGATTCGGAACGGCTCGACAGAATACGCAAAATTCAAACCATGAACAAAATGCCTCCGGGCTATGACCGGGCTTGCCGCAATTTAACAGACGAAGAAATTAAAGCCAAAATGGATGAAGGAGTTCCCTATGTTATCCGCTTAAAAGTTCCGCTTGAAGGCAGCACAAAGTTTACCGATGCCCTCTTAGGCGACATTGAATGGAAAAATGAAGACATTAACCCAGACCAAATCCTTTTAAAAAGCGACGGTTTTCCCACCTATCACTTGGCAAACATCGTGGATGACCACCTTATGGGCATAACCCATGTTATGCGCGCCCAAGAATGGCTTCCTTCAACCCCCATGCACGTGATTATGTACAAGGCCTTCGGCTGGGAACCGCCTCAGTTCTGTCACCTCCCTATGGTTATGGGAAATGATGGGCAAAAACTTTCAAAGCGTCACGGAGCTACCAGCTGCAACGAATTCAGAAACAAGGGGTACTTAAAAGAAGCCATTATCAACTATGTAGCCATGCTCGGCTGTTCTTACGAAGACGGAAGGGATATGTACAGCCTTTCAGACTTAGAAAAACTCTTCGACGTAAAACACTTGAACAAGGCCCCGGCTGTATTCGATTATAAAAAACTGGAATGGTTTAACGGCCAGTACATGAGGGAAAAAACCGATGAGGAGCTTTTTGAACTTACATGGCCCTATATTGCAAATTCAGGC containing:
- the gltX gene encoding glutamate--tRNA ligase, translated to MQVKVRYAPSPTGFQHIGGVRTALFNYLFARSKGGKFVLRIEDTDRTRYSEEYEQNLYDTLEWLGLEWDEGGPKGGPCAPYIQSQRFEIYRKYAQELVDKGFAYYCFCDSERLDRIRKIQTMNKMPPGYDRACRNLTDEEIKAKMDEGVPYVIRLKVPLEGSTKFTDALLGDIEWKNEDINPDQILLKSDGFPTYHLANIVDDHLMGITHVMRAQEWLPSTPMHVIMYKAFGWEPPQFCHLPMVMGNDGQKLSKRHGATSCNEFRNKGYLKEAIINYVAMLGCSYEDGRDMYSLSDLEKLFDVKHLNKAPAVFDYKKLEWFNGQYMREKTDEELFELTWPYIANSGLFGKIDEEQLKNAGCRFENQTYLKPAQEQKEILMKVMPLVKERLHLLSEITEMVRFLFEEPAVPPAEEIIPKKLDAETTKKVLQKAIEAMPKIKGLDDHQGGEVFRAEADAMGIKMGDFMMPVRMTVTGSRISPPLVGSIQILGIEKAVKRIEKAIAERF